From the genome of Bactrocera oleae isolate idBacOlea1 chromosome 2, idBacOlea1, whole genome shotgun sequence, one region includes:
- the LOC106627753 gene encoding uncharacterized protein codes for MPNMEISIKWNICRVCLAEERQNHGAKYILIDSKIVKQISDITSVQMERSDNLPDKICRKCLLLLKYAYHFRTTCRNSEEYLQSVIQKTKSATSMLKMDKQRERSVELLEEIFHEDVEFISLNEQRDPETEEYFDTKEEILPSPFALSENIGDSRDNTNTHFTSTIPSTSVVLKKQEYHRKESATHITSYDDSNDNKKNNSNNIDMNSADRNINKIHNETITTQKFIDPDDEESEMDGIYENRKTNYKHRHLQRSNRKLSKTQKEQNCSEQLLTAQDYEEDELADFDDSKTNSKQNPLRLPKYNTESSVDALDYDDDNKIGDEDIIDENNDYNSNNDNKEDEIDNSVETEIRIDKLKSSSNSPTPEAETKLQAEEELYYLIEEPVVKTEELSNSQIDDVELDANADAGIQLIDNYAEIDDCEEDEEPEYDDSEPPRSVVQIEEYLIDEIDNESVQQHELELNEEQLTKRPSSTTIKITDRASPHIRKKGNDSYFFSCDVCGNHFTSRSLRNYHMRIHRKEKNFECELCFKRFTAACNLTAHMRIHTGEKPYECKYCLRRFTDRSTHVKHERVHTNEKPFQCNICGKSFALSTTLRTHEKVHTNEKPFKCEPCEKSFKLPHQLKSHLLTNQHKNIVTANELGNYN; via the exons ATGCCAAACATGGAGATCAGCATAAAATGGAACATTTGCCGCGTTTGTTTGGCAGAGGAAAGGCAAAATCATggtgcaaaatatattttgattgattctaaaatagtcaaacaaatttctgatattacTAGTGTGCAG ATGGAAAGAAGTGACAACCTGCCAGACAAGATTTGTCGTAAATGCTTACTTCTACTGAAATATGCATACCACTTTAGAACAACCTGTCGAAATTCGGAAGAGTACTTGCAGTCAGTCATTCAAAAGACTAAATCAGCAACATCCATGTTAAAAATGGATAAACAAAGAGAGCGTTCAGTGGAATTACTAGAAGAAATATTTCACGAGGATGTAgaattcatttcattaaatgagCAACGGGATCCAGAAACAGAGGAATATTTTGATACTAAGGAAGAAATTCTACCGAGCCCGTTTGCATTATCCGAAAATATTGGTGATAGTAGAGACAATACTAACACCCATTTTACAAGTACTATTCCTAGTACGTCGGTTGTCTTAAAAAAGCAGGAATATCATAGAAAGGAAAGTGCTACGCATATCACGAGTTATGATGATAgcaatgataataaaaaaaataatagcaacaatattGATATGAACTCGGCTGACAGAAATATTAATAAGATACATAACGAAACCATTACAACGCAGAAGTTTATAGATCCAGACGATGAAGAATCTGAAATGGATGGTATCTATGAAAATaggaaaacaaattataagcataGACATTTACAAAGATCAAACAGAAAACTGAGTAAGACACAAAAAGAACAAAATTGTTCAGAACAGCTGCTAACAGCACAAGATTATGAGGAAGATGAACTAGCGGACTTTGATGACAGTAAAACAAATTCGAAGCAAAACCCTTTACGATTACCTAAATACAATACCGAAAGTAGCGTGGATGCCTTGGATTATGATGATGACAATAAAATCGGCGATGAGGATATAATCGATGAGAATAATGATTACAATTCCAATAATGATAACAAAGAAGATGAAATTGATAACTCAGTGGAAACCGAAATTAGAATAGATAAGTTAAAGTCATCTAGCAATTCACCTACACCCGAAGCAGAAACAAAGTTACAGGCCGAAGAGGAGTTATACTACTTAATCGAAGAACCCGTCGTTAAAACAGAGGAGTTGTCGAATTCTCAAATTGACGATGTAGAACTAGATGCGAATGCAGATGCCGGAATTCAGCTAATAGATAATTACGCAGAAATAGATGATTGTGAAGAAGACGAAGAACCTGAATATGATGACTCGGAACCACCGAGGTCTGTGGTACAGATAGAAGAGTATCTAATCGATGAAATCGATAATGAATCGGTGCAACAGCACGAGCTAGAATTAAATGAGGAACAATTAACAAAACGGCCCAGCTCAACTACCATTAAAATCACAGATCGAGCTTCACCTCATATACGCAAAAAAGGGAATGATTCGTATTTTTTTTCCTGTGACGTTTGTGGTAATCACTTCACCAGCCGAAGCCTTAGAAATTATCACATGAGAATACACCGcaaggaaaaaaattttgagtgcGA GCTATGTTTCAAACGCTTTACAGCGGCGTGTAATCTAACGGCGCATATGCGTATTCACACAGGAGAAAAACCATACGAATGTAAATATTGCTTACGAAGATTTACGGATCGAAGTACGCATGTAAAACACGAACG GGTGCATACGAATGAGAAACCTTTCCAATGCAACATTTGTGGCAAATCATTTGCTTTATCGACTACGCTTCGCACGCACGAAAAAGTGCACACGAATGAAAAGCCTTTCAA atgTGAGCCGTGCGAGAAATCATTCAAACTGCCCCATCAGTTAAAATCTCACCTGCTCACCAACCAACATAAAAACATTGTAACAGCTAATGAGCTAGGGAATTATAACTAA
- the LOC106627684 gene encoding transcription factor Ouib isoform X1 gives MEHKIILKCRTCLEDNEEDNMFELFIDNDIRVNGRQKKLKLSKKIEYCCGVRIRESTDMPSKVCWKCFEMTRIWYNFRQMCMNSQLYLESLCEDRMRPEGSDDAEFLGYLMEELQVHRDRVHGSSDSLESDTDDDEDNDDLGLLVDEDDDGDFIESENNLDRSIKLETEQLEEKNFTQTADCKETNNTGVEAAHENDQKSTKSQKNQNTIKFSNKRDVSRRRICRPPSPTSYMCYICGNVYNKKATFAYHMSLHNNVKPHECELCGKSFRQICELKNHMRRHTGEKPYKCSYCDRHFIDRSEKHRHERVHTNTRPYICNVCGKSFTYSAILKNHSKLHTGKKDFNCMVCQKAFTLQHQLKAHLQTMTHRLKEAHYVSEGYEVVYE, from the exons atggagcataaaataatattgaaatgccGTACTTGCTTAGAGGACAACGAAGAGGATAACatgtttgaattatttatagATAACGATATACGCGTTAACGGGcggcaaaaaaaattgaagcttAGTAAAAAAATTGAGTATTGTTGTGGTGTGCGG atTAGAGAATCAACCGATATGCCATCCAAGGTTTGTTGGAAGTGTTTCGAAATGACGAGAATATGGTATAACTTTCGACAAATGTGCATGAATTCACAACTTTACTTGGAGAGTTTGTGTGAAGATCGAATGCGTCCAGAAGGCTCTGATGATGCGGAATTTTTAGGATATCTAATGGAAGAATTGCAAGTACACCGTGATAGAGTACATGGTTCTTCCGACAGCTTAGAATCAGATACAGACGATGATGAAGATAATGATGACCTTGGTTTATTAGTAGATGAAGACGATGACGGAGACTTTATAGAATCAGAGAATAATTTAGATCGCAGCATTAAATTAGAGACAGAACAATTGGAAGAGAAAAATTTCACTCAGACTGCAGATTGTAAAGAAACCAACAATACAGGAGTTGAGGCAGCCCATGAAAATGACCAAAAAAGCACgaaatcacaaaaaaatcaaaacactaTCAAGTTTTCTAATAAACGGGATGTTAGTAGAAGACGTATTTGTCGTCCACCAAGTCCAACATCGTATATGTGTTACATTTGTGGCAACGTTTACAACAAAAAAGCTACCTTTGCGTATCATATGTCACTGCACAACAATGTCAAACCACATGAATGCGA GCTCTGTGGTAAATCGTTTCGCCAAATATGTGAATTGAAGAATCACATGCGGCGACATACAGGTGAAAAACCTTACAAATGTTCATACTGTGATCGCCACTTCATTGATCGAAGCGAGAAACACCGACATGAGCG AGTACATACAAATACGCGaccatatatatgtaatgtttgtggtaaaagttttacatattcCGCCATACTGAAGAACCACTCAAAACTACACACAGGTAAAAAAGATTTCAA TTGCATGGTCTGTCAGAAAGCATTTACTCTTCAGCATcaactaaaagcacatttacAAACTATGACCCATAGACTGAAGGAAGCGCATTACGTATCTGAGGGATATGAGGTTGTTTACGAGTAG
- the LOC106627684 gene encoding transcription factor Ouib isoform X2, translating into MEHKIILKCRTCLEDNEEDNMFELFIDNDIRVNGRQKKLKLSKKIEYCCGVRIRESTDMPSKVCWKCFEMTRIWYNFRQMCMNSQLYLESLCEDRMRPEGSDDAEFLGYLMEELQVHRDRVHGSSDSLESDTDDDEDNDDLGLLVDEDDDGDFIESENNLDRSIKLETEQLEEKNFTQTADCKETNNTGVEAAHENDQKSTKSQKNQNTIKFSNKRDVSRRRICRPPSPTSYMCYICGNVYNKKATFAYHMSLHNNVKPHECELCGKSFRQICELKNHMRRHTGEKPYKCSYCDRHFIDRSEKHRHERVHTNTRPYICNVCGKSFTYSAILKNHSKLHTVAWSVRKHLLFSIN; encoded by the exons atggagcataaaataatattgaaatgccGTACTTGCTTAGAGGACAACGAAGAGGATAACatgtttgaattatttatagATAACGATATACGCGTTAACGGGcggcaaaaaaaattgaagcttAGTAAAAAAATTGAGTATTGTTGTGGTGTGCGG atTAGAGAATCAACCGATATGCCATCCAAGGTTTGTTGGAAGTGTTTCGAAATGACGAGAATATGGTATAACTTTCGACAAATGTGCATGAATTCACAACTTTACTTGGAGAGTTTGTGTGAAGATCGAATGCGTCCAGAAGGCTCTGATGATGCGGAATTTTTAGGATATCTAATGGAAGAATTGCAAGTACACCGTGATAGAGTACATGGTTCTTCCGACAGCTTAGAATCAGATACAGACGATGATGAAGATAATGATGACCTTGGTTTATTAGTAGATGAAGACGATGACGGAGACTTTATAGAATCAGAGAATAATTTAGATCGCAGCATTAAATTAGAGACAGAACAATTGGAAGAGAAAAATTTCACTCAGACTGCAGATTGTAAAGAAACCAACAATACAGGAGTTGAGGCAGCCCATGAAAATGACCAAAAAAGCACgaaatcacaaaaaaatcaaaacactaTCAAGTTTTCTAATAAACGGGATGTTAGTAGAAGACGTATTTGTCGTCCACCAAGTCCAACATCGTATATGTGTTACATTTGTGGCAACGTTTACAACAAAAAAGCTACCTTTGCGTATCATATGTCACTGCACAACAATGTCAAACCACATGAATGCGA GCTCTGTGGTAAATCGTTTCGCCAAATATGTGAATTGAAGAATCACATGCGGCGACATACAGGTGAAAAACCTTACAAATGTTCATACTGTGATCGCCACTTCATTGATCGAAGCGAGAAACACCGACATGAGCG AGTACATACAAATACGCGaccatatatatgtaatgtttgtggtaaaagttttacatattcCGCCATACTGAAGAACCACTCAAAACTACACACAG TTGCATGGTCTGTCAGAAAGCATTTACTCTTCAGCATcaactaa
- the LOC106627679 gene encoding J domain-containing protein CG6693, translating into MGLLDLCEEFFGERDLYKLLDLEKNALPRDIKKAYYKMSLQVHPDRVEDDEKSAATEKFKVLSKAYQVLSDKEKRGLYDEQGVIVDEEDEGKLSSWMDLWRQVFRRVTEEDIINYENSYVGSELERDDMKKAYLSSKGCINKIMTEVPFLHIKDEPRLQKIIREMIDASEVPEYKIFTNEPSQKRQRRHKKYAREAKEAEEIKQKLESGDLQKQILKRQAHRQDDFNSFLDKLAEKYADGDDSEVYDFSKKTKSKKKAVNTPSKTNGVKKGRVQKRRT; encoded by the coding sequence ATGGGTCTTTTGGATTTGTGTGAAGAATTTTTTGGAGAACGAGATCTCTATAAGTTGTTGGATTTGGAGAAAAATGCATTGCCCAGAGATATAAAAAAGGCATATTACAAGATGTCTTTGCAAGTTCATCCAGATCGTGTTGAGGATGATGAAAAGTCTGCAGCTACGgaaaagtttaaagttttgtCCAAAGCTTATCAGGTTCTCTCCGACAAAGAGAAGCGTGGTTTATATGACGAACAAGGTGTTATTGTTGATGAGGAGGACGAAGGTAAACTAAGTTCATGGATGGATCTGTGGAGGCAAGTGTTTAGACGGGTTACTGAGGAAGATATTATTAACTACGAAAATTCTTATGTTGGTTCTGAACTGGAACGAGACGATATGAAAAAGGCTTATTTATCGAGTAAAGGCTGTATAAATAAGATAATGACTGAAGTTCCGTTTCTGCACATTAAAGATGAGCCGCGTCTACAGAAAATCATTAGAGAAATGATTGATGCCAGTGAGGTGCcggaatacaaaattttcacgAATGAACCATCCCAGAAACGTCAGCGTCGTCATAAGAAATATGCCCGAGAGGCGAAGGAGGCGGAAGAGATCAAACAAAAATTAGAGTCTGGCGATTTACAAAAACAGATATTGAAGCGTCAGGCGCATCGACAGGATGATTTTAACTCATTTTTGGACAAATTGGCTGAAAAATATGCCGATGGTGACGACAGCGAAGTATAtgatttttcaaagaaaacCAAATCTAAGAAGAAGGCAGTCAATACTCCATCAAAAACCAATGGTGTTAAGAAGGGAAGGGTACAGAAAAGACgcacttag
- the LOC106627695 gene encoding uncharacterized protein isoform X2, producing the protein MNFLLKTLDIYLKTLEKISFIQCIGIHTYFIKGPVSYCERGTMNCGNLLLLIYLITTTAFAKIVINKIVVRIPKPNDIGLIFDLTVVNSPCKDRETLEFRIRSDATCCVNVTENEIMKKAGRVVGGNFGHIEAGAAEVISLIWPTISLYNRVGFCPIVVTSKNARGIEEHHKHTIHFDTRFTTLDPDCHTLRKRPDYKDCKNWDKEYLNNCTPVNCQERYFGQRSFYNKTTEHCDPVPRCDKPNMRYDYYNNECLIPENFFTEEDRKKIQSGDFRDECEEEEQERKQNGKKSKKKKQSAKYRKEQQQQQKTQHASAKRESDTFDDEFNFYPQSNFVDPDNSATNPQPMVGVKTDNSYIPYWLKGILEGLVVVLATVAIYVLICFVIFLIVTWISRRQIKCHRETTCVFRSPAPSEGTEEPLITPSSLLSQRN; encoded by the exons ATGAATTTTCTTTTAAAGACACTTGACATTTATTTAAAGACATtagaaaaaatatcattcataCAATGCAttggaatacatacatattttattaaaggaCCAGTTTCGTACTGCGAGCGAGG CACTATGAATTGCGGCAATCTTTTGTTGCtaatatatttgataacaaCTACGGCGTTTGCCAAAATTGtgattaataaaattgttgtacGTATACCTAAACCGAACGACATTGGACTAATATTTG ATTTAACTGTTGTAAATTCACCGTGTAAAGATAGAGAAACGCTGGAATTTCGCATACGTTCTGATGCCACTTGTTGTGTAAATGTAACCGAaaatgaaattatgaaaaaa GCTGGGCGTGTAGTAGGTGGAAACTTTGGGCATATCGAAGCAGGAGCTGCTGAAGTTATATCTTTGATATGGCCAACAATT TCTTTGTACAATCGAGTAGGATTTTGTCCCATTGTTGTTACATCGAAAAATGCTCGTGGCATAGAGGAGCATCATAAACATACTATACATTTCGATACTCGTTTTACTACGCTCGATCCCGATTGTCATACGCTAAGAAAAA GGCCTGACTATAAGGATTGTAAGAATTGGGATAAGGAATACTTGAATAATTGCACACCCGTTAATTGCCAGGAACGTTATTTCGGACAACGcagtttttataataaaactacaGAGCATTGCGATCCGGTACCACGTTGTGATAAACCAAATAtg cgcTATGATTATTACAACAATGAATGTTTGATTcctgaaaacttttttaccGAAGAAGATAGAAAAAAGATACAAAGTGGTGATTTCAGAGACGAATGCGAGGAAGAAGAACAAGAAAGG aaacaaaatggaaaaaaatccaaaaagaaaaaacaatcgGCCAAATATCGAAaagaacaacagcagcaacaaaaaacgcAACATGCAAGCGCCAAACGCGAATCAGATACTTTTGATGATGAATTCAACTTTTATCCTCAATCAAATTTCGTCGATCCAGATAATAGCGCTACAAATCCACAGCCAATGGTCGGCGTAAAAACCGATAACAGCTATATACCCTACTGGTTGAAGGGCATATTGGAGGGCCTAGTGGTA GTTCTCGCAACAGTAGCTATTTATGTGCTAATCTGTTTTGTGATATTCCTTATTGTCACATGGATATCACGTCGTCAAATCAAATGCCACAGAGAGACAACGTGCGTGTTTCGATCGCCCGCACCATCGGAAGGTACAGAGGAGCCATTGATAACGCCGTCCAGTTTGTTGTCTCAACGTAATTaa
- the LOC106627695 gene encoding uncharacterized protein isoform X1: MNFLLKTLDIYLKTLEKISFIQCIGIHTYFIKGPVSYCERGTMNCGNLLLLIYLITTTAFAKIVINKIVVRIPKPNDIGLIFDLTVVNSPCKDRETLEFRIRSDATCCVNVTENEIMKKAGRVVGGNFGHIEAGAAEVISLIWPTISLYNRVGFCPIVVTSKNARGIEEHHKHTIHFDTRFTTLDPDCHTLRKRPDYKDCKNWDKEYLNNCTPVNCQERYFGQRSFYNKTTEHCDPVPRCDKPNMRYDYYNNECLIPENFFTEEDRKKIQSGDFRDECEEEEQERKQNGKKSKKKKQSAKYRKEQQQQQKTQHASAKRESDTFDDEFNFYPQSNFVDPDNSATNPQPMVGVKTDNSYIPYWLKGILEGLVVVGAIIILQVLATVAIYVLICFVIFLIVTWISRRQIKCHRETTCVFRSPAPSEGTEEPLITPSSLLSQRN, from the exons ATGAATTTTCTTTTAAAGACACTTGACATTTATTTAAAGACATtagaaaaaatatcattcataCAATGCAttggaatacatacatattttattaaaggaCCAGTTTCGTACTGCGAGCGAGG CACTATGAATTGCGGCAATCTTTTGTTGCtaatatatttgataacaaCTACGGCGTTTGCCAAAATTGtgattaataaaattgttgtacGTATACCTAAACCGAACGACATTGGACTAATATTTG ATTTAACTGTTGTAAATTCACCGTGTAAAGATAGAGAAACGCTGGAATTTCGCATACGTTCTGATGCCACTTGTTGTGTAAATGTAACCGAaaatgaaattatgaaaaaa GCTGGGCGTGTAGTAGGTGGAAACTTTGGGCATATCGAAGCAGGAGCTGCTGAAGTTATATCTTTGATATGGCCAACAATT TCTTTGTACAATCGAGTAGGATTTTGTCCCATTGTTGTTACATCGAAAAATGCTCGTGGCATAGAGGAGCATCATAAACATACTATACATTTCGATACTCGTTTTACTACGCTCGATCCCGATTGTCATACGCTAAGAAAAA GGCCTGACTATAAGGATTGTAAGAATTGGGATAAGGAATACTTGAATAATTGCACACCCGTTAATTGCCAGGAACGTTATTTCGGACAACGcagtttttataataaaactacaGAGCATTGCGATCCGGTACCACGTTGTGATAAACCAAATAtg cgcTATGATTATTACAACAATGAATGTTTGATTcctgaaaacttttttaccGAAGAAGATAGAAAAAAGATACAAAGTGGTGATTTCAGAGACGAATGCGAGGAAGAAGAACAAGAAAGG aaacaaaatggaaaaaaatccaaaaagaaaaaacaatcgGCCAAATATCGAAaagaacaacagcagcaacaaaaaacgcAACATGCAAGCGCCAAACGCGAATCAGATACTTTTGATGATGAATTCAACTTTTATCCTCAATCAAATTTCGTCGATCCAGATAATAGCGCTACAAATCCACAGCCAATGGTCGGCGTAAAAACCGATAACAGCTATATACCCTACTGGTTGAAGGGCATATTGGAGGGCCTAGTGGTA gTTGGTGCTATAATCATTTTGCAGGTTCTCGCAACAGTAGCTATTTATGTGCTAATCTGTTTTGTGATATTCCTTATTGTCACATGGATATCACGTCGTCAAATCAAATGCCACAGAGAGACAACGTGCGTGTTTCGATCGCCCGCACCATCGGAAGGTACAGAGGAGCCATTGATAACGCCGTCCAGTTTGTTGTCTCAACGTAATTaa
- the Fntb gene encoding protein farnesyltransferase subunit beta, which translates to MDSELTFRDYTLLKNLKFNDERVSTVTSREQQKTENSIEKCFSRFQQMQYLDPKVKKIHREDHQRYLESMLRRLPLHYECLDSSRPWNVYWILQAAHLLNFTFDDETLEHVVEFLIKCRHQRGGFAGGPGQYPHLAPTYAAVNSLCLIGTSSAYRAIDRESLMQFLFSVREPDGSFRLHVDGETDVRGAYCAISCAKLTNMPEEVIKKLFDKTSDWIARCQTYEGGFGGAPDLEAHGGYTFCGIAALALLDEGHKCDIEQLLKWNLQRQMPFEGGFQGRTNKLVDGCYSFWVGATIPITQAFLSQEGGSIKQSLFDTSALQEYILVCCQKANGGLIDKPGKPQDLYHTCYTLSGVSIAQHSESSLNPQVLGDPANELLPTHPLFNVPPRAVARSLAHFDLLNDNFKDLRTPSSCQHDSDGNQYKNDCEKSSIESYMDVEGGVNTTEEEEAQISSVSSSISN; encoded by the exons ATGGATTCAGAATTAACATTTAGAGACTATacattacttaaaaatttaaaatttaacgaTGAACGAGTATCAACTGTAACATCTCGTGAACAG caAAAGACCGAGAATTCTATAGAAAAATGTTTCAGTCGCTTTCAACAAATGCAATACCTGGAtccaaaagtaaagaaaattcatCGAGAAGATCATCAACGCTATCTAGAGTCAATGCTGCGTAGGCTCCCCTTACACTATGAATGCCTTGACAGTAGTAGACCATGGAATGTTTATTGGATATTGCAAGCAGctcatttattaaatttcaccTTTGATGATGAAACACTGGAGCATGTGGTTGAATTTCTAATCAA ATGTCGTCATCAAAGAGGAGGATTTGCAGGTGGTCCCGGTCAATACCCGCATTTAGCTCCAACATATGCCGCAGTGAACAGTCTATGCTTAATAGGCACTTCGAGTGCGTATCGTGCAATCGATCGTGAATCTTTGATGCAGTTTTTATTCTCTGTGCGTGAACCAGATGGCTCCTTCAGGCTACATGTTGATGGCGAGACGGATGTAAGAGGTGCTTACTGCGCTATCTCATGTGCTAAACTGACTAATATGCCTGAAGAagttatcaaaaaattatttgataaaaCAAGCGATTGGATTGCCCGATGTCAGACATATGAAGGCGGTTTTGGAGGTGCGCCCGACCTGGAGGCACATGGAGGTTACACATTTTGTGGCATCGCAGCTTTGGCATTGCTAGACGAAGGTCACAAATGTGATATTGAACAACTCCTG aAATGGAATCTGCAGCGTCAAATGCCTTTTGAAGGCGGATTTCAGGGGCGAACAAATAAACTAGTAGATGGTTGCTATTCGTTTTGGGTTGGTGCCACAATACCAATAACTCAAGCCTTTTTATCCCAAGAAG GTGGATCTATTAAGCAGTCATTATTCGATACAAGTGCTttacaagaatatattttagtttgctgcCAAAAAGCAAATGGTGGCTTGATTGACAAGCCGGGCAA GCCTCAAGATCTCTATCATACCTGTTATACGTTAAGCGGCGTTTCAATTGCCCAACACTCTGAATCGTCGCTGAATCCTCAAGTGCTAGGCGATCCGGCGAATGAACTTTTACCAACGCATCCGCTGTTTAATGTTCCACCAAGGGCTGTTGCCAGATCATTAGCCCACTTTGACCTACTGAATGACAACTTCAAAGATTTAAGAACTCCTTCAAGTTGTCAGCATGATTCAGATggaaatcaatataaaaatgaTTGTGAAAAATCATCGATTGAAAGTTACATGGATGTAGAGGGAGGTGTAAATACTACTGAGGAAGAAGAAGCTCAAATATCCTCTGTTAGCTCGTCGATATCGAAttga